From a single Micromonospora carbonacea genomic region:
- a CDS encoding family 43 glycosylhydrolase: protein MRQRLRGAARRRVTAIAAVGVMLAAGLAAASAPAQAAEENLIVNGGFEAGVADWFVNNGNSTDGATLSATSDAYAGSGAALVTGRATTGSGPMQDLSGKVQAGQTYALTARIKYENAAGPATKQFFATMHYGGSTYTNLVSVTATKGQWAQFNGTFTIPASQNVSTARIFFETPWTSTPSTDPALHLMDFKLDDVSVIGAPPPPPPSRTIEVVGKLPGEHNPLIGHKFGADGFGFVHDGRVYLYLTNDTQGYAPDPVTGISPSINYGNINQITLISSEDLVNWTDHGEIQVAGPNGVAPFTGNSWAPGMAKKMVNGKEKFFLYYANGGGSSNVITGESPLGPWTSERTSTLINGSTPGAEDVAWKFDPAPLVDDDGQAYLYFGGGPASTSMPAAERFNNPKNIRAIRLGDDMVSTQGSAVVVDTPVSFEAAQVFKRQGKYYLSYSSHFGGADFGGNQTPLPGYPGGGQIGYLISDDPMSWPKETYAGVLFPNQSQFFGAGTGGNNHQSVFEFGGKYYFTYHAPTLNKRINGNTTQGYRSPHIQELTFNPDGTIQQVVGTYAGVDQVRDFNPYRVFEAETFGWSKGIATAKVDGGSAQFGTSAPNLAVRDIDNGDWTALSSVDFGTAGAASVTAKVRALAAGGRIQVRLDDVAGPVVGTVEVDTPVGEWAEVTAALQGVSGVHDVYFTYAGPTGTDLFELDSWKFAAATAQPELPVTASAQTRCVGGRAYVAVQATNGHTAPVDITLETPYGTRTVTNVAPGANAYQSFTTRATSIPAGTATIRATGTVDGTTVTTEVTTTHPAQSCGG, encoded by the coding sequence GTGAGACAACGCTTGCGAGGGGCCGCCCGGCGACGGGTGACCGCGATCGCGGCGGTCGGCGTCATGCTGGCCGCGGGACTGGCCGCCGCGTCGGCACCGGCCCAGGCCGCCGAGGAGAACCTCATCGTCAACGGCGGGTTCGAGGCCGGCGTCGCCGACTGGTTCGTGAACAACGGCAACTCGACCGACGGCGCGACGCTGTCGGCGACGTCGGACGCCTACGCCGGGTCGGGCGCGGCGCTCGTCACCGGCCGGGCGACGACCGGCTCCGGGCCGATGCAGGACCTCAGCGGCAAGGTGCAGGCGGGGCAGACCTACGCCCTGACGGCCCGGATCAAGTACGAGAACGCCGCCGGGCCCGCGACGAAGCAGTTCTTCGCCACCATGCACTACGGCGGGTCCACCTACACCAACCTGGTGAGCGTGACCGCGACGAAGGGGCAGTGGGCGCAGTTCAACGGGACGTTCACCATCCCCGCGTCGCAGAACGTGTCGACGGCCCGGATCTTCTTCGAGACGCCGTGGACGAGCACCCCGTCCACCGACCCGGCCCTGCACCTCATGGACTTCAAGCTCGACGACGTGTCGGTGATCGGCGCTCCGCCGCCCCCGCCGCCGTCGAGGACCATCGAGGTCGTCGGCAAGCTGCCCGGCGAGCACAACCCGTTGATCGGGCACAAGTTCGGCGCCGACGGCTTCGGCTTCGTGCACGACGGCCGGGTCTACCTGTACCTGACCAACGACACCCAGGGCTACGCGCCCGACCCGGTCACGGGCATCTCGCCGAGCATCAACTACGGCAACATCAACCAGATCACGCTGATCTCCTCCGAGGACCTCGTGAACTGGACGGACCACGGCGAGATCCAGGTCGCCGGCCCGAACGGCGTCGCGCCGTTCACCGGCAACTCGTGGGCGCCCGGCATGGCCAAGAAGATGGTGAACGGGAAGGAGAAGTTCTTCCTCTACTACGCCAACGGCGGCGGCTCCAGCAACGTGATCACGGGTGAGTCGCCGCTCGGCCCGTGGACCAGCGAGCGGACGAGCACGCTGATCAACGGCAGCACCCCCGGCGCCGAGGACGTCGCGTGGAAGTTCGACCCGGCCCCGCTGGTGGACGACGACGGCCAGGCCTACCTCTACTTCGGTGGCGGCCCCGCGTCGACGAGCATGCCGGCCGCCGAGCGCTTCAACAACCCGAAGAACATCCGGGCGATCAGGCTCGGCGACGACATGGTCTCGACCCAGGGCTCGGCCGTGGTGGTCGACACCCCGGTCTCGTTCGAGGCGGCCCAGGTCTTCAAGCGCCAGGGCAAGTACTACCTGTCGTACTCGTCGCACTTCGGCGGGGCGGACTTCGGCGGCAACCAGACCCCGCTGCCCGGCTACCCCGGCGGCGGCCAGATCGGCTACCTGATCTCGGACGACCCGATGTCCTGGCCGAAGGAGACCTACGCGGGCGTGCTGTTCCCGAACCAGTCGCAGTTCTTCGGCGCCGGCACCGGTGGCAACAACCACCAGTCGGTGTTCGAGTTCGGGGGCAAGTACTACTTCACCTACCACGCCCCGACGCTCAACAAGCGCATCAACGGCAACACCACGCAGGGCTACCGCAGCCCGCACATCCAGGAGCTGACGTTCAACCCGGACGGCACGATCCAGCAGGTCGTGGGCACCTACGCGGGCGTGGACCAGGTCCGGGACTTCAACCCGTACCGGGTGTTCGAGGCGGAGACCTTCGGCTGGAGCAAGGGCATCGCGACCGCGAAGGTCGACGGCGGCTCCGCCCAGTTCGGCACCTCCGCGCCGAACCTGGCGGTGCGCGACATCGACAACGGCGACTGGACGGCGCTGTCGTCCGTCGACTTCGGCACGGCCGGCGCGGCGAGCGTGACGGCCAAGGTGCGGGCGCTGGCCGCCGGCGGCCGGATCCAGGTGCGCCTGGACGACGTGGCGGGCCCCGTGGTCGGCACGGTCGAGGTCGACACGCCCGTCGGCGAGTGGGCCGAGGTGACCGCCGCGCTCCAGGGCGTCAGCGGCGTGCACGACGTCTACTTCACCTACGCCGGCCCCACCGGCACGGACCTCTTCGAGCTCGACTCCTGGAAGTTCGCGGCCGCGACCGCCCAGCCCGAGCTGCCGGTGACGGCGAGCGCGCAGACCCGCTGCGTCGGCGGCCGCGCCTACGTCGCCGTACAGGCCACCAACGGCCACACCGCACCCGTCGACATCACCCTCGAAACCCCCTACGGCACCCGCACCGTCACCAACGTCGCACCCGGCGCCAACGCCTACCAGTCCTTCACCACCCGCGCCACCTCCATCCCCGCCGGCACCGCCACCATCCGCGCCACCGGCACCGTCGACGGCACCACCGTCACCACCGAAGTCACCACCACCCACCCCGCCCAGAGCTGCGGCGGATGA
- a CDS encoding glycoside hydrolase family 53 protein: MTRHRSRPHAWIAAFLALVALPAALLVPPAPASAANTLTMLGADVSSVQRSLDLGARYYDAAGTARDPLDILKGLGVNYVRLRVWNNPASGWNNKARVLAYARTVKAKGLKLMIDFHYSDTWADPGKQYKPAAWASHGIGQLQTDVYNYTYDVCASLKAQGTTPDSVQIGNEINVGMLWNDGKVVNNDFTNLSLLLKAGYQATKQCNGGTQVIVHTANADSMANARWFYDGIRAKGVQWDLTALSYYCMWHGSLANLYNVITDARTRYGRPVVLTETAYPFTAANADGEPNAINGGEPCAGHPASWSGQATEFSWVQNTARDAGAVGVFYWEPTWYAVPGNGWDPANINGTGNQWDNMAIFNWTGQVNPGIRWTP, encoded by the coding sequence ATGACCCGGCACCGCTCCCGCCCGCACGCCTGGATCGCCGCGTTCCTCGCGCTGGTCGCCCTGCCGGCCGCCCTGCTCGTGCCGCCCGCGCCGGCGTCGGCCGCGAACACGCTCACCATGCTGGGCGCGGACGTCTCCAGCGTGCAGCGCAGCCTGGACCTCGGCGCGCGCTACTACGACGCCGCCGGCACGGCGCGGGACCCGCTGGACATCCTCAAGGGCCTCGGCGTCAACTACGTCCGGCTCCGGGTCTGGAACAACCCCGCCAGCGGCTGGAACAACAAGGCCCGGGTGCTGGCGTACGCGCGGACGGTGAAGGCCAAGGGCCTCAAGCTGATGATCGACTTCCACTACTCGGACACCTGGGCCGACCCGGGCAAGCAGTACAAGCCCGCCGCCTGGGCCAGCCACGGCATCGGCCAGTTGCAGACCGACGTCTACAACTACACCTACGACGTCTGCGCGAGCCTCAAGGCGCAGGGCACCACGCCGGACAGCGTGCAGATCGGCAACGAGATCAACGTGGGCATGCTGTGGAACGACGGCAAGGTCGTCAACAACGACTTCACCAACCTCAGCCTGCTGCTCAAGGCCGGCTACCAGGCCACGAAGCAGTGCAACGGCGGCACCCAGGTGATCGTCCACACCGCCAACGCGGACAGCATGGCCAACGCGCGCTGGTTCTACGACGGCATCCGGGCCAAGGGCGTCCAGTGGGACCTGACCGCCCTGTCCTACTACTGCATGTGGCACGGCAGCCTGGCCAACCTCTACAACGTCATCACCGACGCGCGGACCCGCTACGGCAGGCCCGTCGTCCTCACCGAGACGGCGTACCCGTTCACCGCAGCGAACGCCGACGGCGAGCCGAACGCGATCAACGGCGGCGAGCCCTGCGCCGGCCACCCCGCGAGCTGGAGCGGGCAGGCCACCGAGTTCTCCTGGGTGCAGAACACCGCCCGCGACGCCGGGGCCGTCGGCGTCTTCTACTGGGAGCCGACCTGGTACGCCGTCCCCGGCAACGGGTGGGACCCGGCGAACATCAACGGCACCGGCAACCAGTGGGACAACATGGCCATCTTCAACTGGACCGGCCAGGTGAACCCCGGCATCCGCTGGACCCCGTGA
- a CDS encoding permease prefix domain 1-containing protein: protein MTLDSDSDLEGQIAQWRAYTRRRRELHHADTEELEDHLRSRITELTEAGLRTDEAFLIAVKRMGSLDELSREFAREHSERLWKQLVLPGEPDAPAAARTRRELPVMVLCAALAALAIKVPSWFGLDLADEDAAFYARNLSLFALPALAAYFAWQRRVGVRVVGALAALFALGGVAANAYPLAGDSQSFGLTAIHLPLALWLVVGVAYVGGDWRSERRRMDFIRFTGEWVIYFSLLALGGGVLTAFTAGTFRAIGIDAEGFISSWLLPCGGMAAVVVSAWLVEAKQSVIENMAPVLTRVFTPLFAATLVAFLAAVAWTTSGIDVERDVLILFDLLLVVVLGLLLYAISARDAVARPGLFDRLQLALVVSALVIDVLVLVAITGRITEWGFSPNKTAALGENIVLLTNLAWSAWLFLGFVRGRTPFARLERWQTRYLAVYAGWAWVVVLAFPLVFDFA from the coding sequence ATGACCCTCGACAGCGACAGCGACCTGGAAGGCCAGATCGCGCAGTGGCGGGCCTACACGCGCCGCCGCCGGGAGCTGCACCACGCCGACACCGAGGAGCTGGAGGACCACCTGCGCAGCCGGATCACCGAGCTGACCGAGGCGGGACTGCGCACCGACGAGGCGTTCCTCATCGCCGTCAAGCGCATGGGCAGCCTCGACGAGCTGTCGCGGGAGTTCGCCCGCGAGCACTCCGAGCGGTTGTGGAAGCAACTCGTGCTGCCCGGGGAGCCGGACGCGCCCGCCGCCGCCCGCACCCGCCGCGAACTGCCCGTCATGGTGCTCTGCGCGGCCCTCGCGGCACTCGCGATCAAGGTGCCGAGCTGGTTCGGGCTCGACCTGGCCGACGAGGACGCCGCCTTCTACGCCCGCAACCTGAGCCTGTTCGCGCTGCCGGCGCTGGCCGCGTACTTCGCCTGGCAGCGCCGGGTCGGCGTCCGTGTCGTCGGGGCGCTCGCGGCGCTGTTCGCCCTCGGCGGGGTCGCCGCGAACGCGTACCCGCTCGCCGGGGACTCGCAGTCGTTCGGGCTCACGGCGATCCACCTGCCGCTCGCGCTGTGGCTGGTCGTCGGCGTGGCCTACGTGGGCGGTGACTGGCGCTCCGAGCGGCGCCGGATGGACTTCATCCGGTTCACCGGCGAGTGGGTGATCTACTTCAGCCTCCTCGCCCTGGGCGGTGGCGTGCTCACGGCCTTCACCGCCGGCACCTTCCGGGCCATCGGCATCGACGCCGAGGGCTTCATCAGCTCGTGGCTGCTGCCGTGCGGCGGGATGGCGGCGGTCGTCGTGTCGGCGTGGCTGGTGGAGGCGAAGCAGAGCGTCATCGAGAACATGGCCCCGGTGCTGACCCGGGTCTTCACCCCGCTGTTCGCCGCCACCCTGGTGGCGTTCCTGGCCGCCGTCGCGTGGACCACCAGCGGCATCGACGTCGAGCGCGACGTGCTCATCCTGTTCGACCTGCTGCTCGTCGTCGTGCTGGGCCTGCTGCTGTACGCCATCTCCGCCCGCGACGCCGTGGCCCGGCCCGGCCTGTTCGACCGCCTGCAACTGGCGCTCGTCGTCAGCGCCCTGGTCATCGACGTCCTGGTGCTGGTGGCGATCACCGGCCGGATCACCGAGTGGGGCTTCAGCCCCAACAAGACGGCGGCGCTGGGCGAGAACATCGTCCTGCTGACCAACCTGGCCTGGTCGGCGTGGCTGTTCCTCGGCTTCGTCCGGGGCCGCACCCCCTTCGCCCGCCTGGAACGCTGGCAGACCCGCTACCTCGCCGTGTACGCCGGCTGGGCCTGGGTCGTCGTCCTGGCCTTCCCGCTCGTGTTCGACTTCGCCTGA
- a CDS encoding PadR family transcriptional regulator translates to MHITKDLVAASATPLVLGILAEGESYGYAILKQVNELSGGRLEWTEGLLYPLLHRLERLGHVESYWQTPPGGRRRKYYRITDQGRAELVEQHRQWAAVVDALRGVWNTTRSINPIVAPAWEAGR, encoded by the coding sequence ATGCACATCACCAAGGACCTCGTCGCCGCCTCGGCGACGCCGCTCGTGCTGGGGATCCTCGCCGAGGGCGAGAGCTACGGCTACGCGATCCTCAAGCAGGTCAACGAGCTTTCGGGCGGGCGGCTGGAGTGGACCGAGGGTCTGCTCTACCCGCTGCTGCACCGCCTGGAGCGGCTCGGGCACGTCGAGTCGTACTGGCAGACCCCGCCCGGGGGACGCCGCCGCAAGTACTACCGCATCACCGACCAGGGCCGGGCCGAGCTGGTCGAGCAGCACCGCCAGTGGGCCGCGGTCGTCGACGCCCTGCGCGGCGTCTGGAACACGACCCGGTCCATCAACCCGATCGTGGCACCGGCCTGGGAGGCGGGACGATGA
- a CDS encoding bifunctional NAD(P)/FAD-dependent oxidoreductase/class I SAM-dependent methyltransferase: MDEAYDVVVVGGGAAGLSGALALARARRSVLVVDAGQPRNAPAGHVHNYLGREGTPPAELVAAGRDEVTRYGGEIVAGRVEAAAREGTGFVVTLDGGRAVRARRLLVATGLVDELPDVPGLAERWGRDVLHCPYCHGWEVRDRRIGVLATGPTAVHQGELWRQWSPHVLLLLHDATLAAEDAERLAAREITVVPGPVAAVEVTDDTLTGVRLASGEVVALDAVVVAPRFTARAAVLESLGCKPVDVEFGGQVIGSQVPADPTGATAVPGVWVAGNVADVRAQVVSSAAAGLTAGAAVNADLVAEEGRAAVDAYRERLRTMFEEAAWEERYRARPTVWSGRPNPQLVAEITGLPAGRALDVGCGEGADAGWLAGRGWRVTAVDISATALERAAAHAAAAGPEVADRIEWLHADLRVRPPAEGAYDLVSAQFMHLPGAARRELFARLAAAVAPGGTLLIVGHHPRDLRTTAHRMHFPDAMYTAEEVASALDPAAWQVLATETRARNTVDPEGREVTIHDAVLVARRRA; the protein is encoded by the coding sequence GTGGACGAGGCGTACGACGTGGTGGTGGTCGGCGGGGGCGCGGCCGGGCTGAGCGGGGCCCTGGCCCTCGCCCGGGCGCGGCGGTCGGTGCTGGTGGTGGACGCCGGGCAGCCGCGCAACGCCCCGGCCGGGCACGTGCACAACTACCTGGGCCGGGAGGGCACCCCGCCGGCCGAGCTGGTGGCGGCCGGGCGCGACGAGGTGACCCGCTACGGCGGCGAGATCGTCGCCGGCCGGGTCGAGGCGGCGGCCCGGGAGGGCACCGGCTTCGTGGTCACGCTGGACGGCGGGCGGGCCGTGCGGGCGCGGCGGCTGCTGGTGGCGACCGGGCTCGTCGACGAGCTGCCCGACGTGCCGGGGCTGGCCGAGCGGTGGGGGCGCGACGTGCTGCACTGCCCGTACTGCCACGGCTGGGAGGTCCGGGACCGGCGCATCGGCGTCCTGGCCACCGGGCCGACAGCCGTGCACCAGGGGGAGCTGTGGCGGCAGTGGAGCCCGCACGTGCTGCTCCTGCTGCACGACGCGACGCTCGCCGCCGAGGACGCCGAGCGGCTCGCCGCCCGGGAGATCACCGTCGTGCCGGGCCCGGTCGCGGCGGTCGAGGTCACCGACGACACCCTGACCGGCGTACGGCTGGCCTCCGGCGAGGTCGTCGCGCTCGACGCGGTGGTCGTCGCGCCCCGGTTCACCGCCCGCGCCGCGGTGCTGGAGTCGCTGGGGTGCAAGCCGGTCGACGTCGAGTTCGGCGGGCAGGTGATCGGCAGCCAGGTGCCGGCCGACCCGACCGGGGCCACCGCCGTGCCCGGGGTGTGGGTCGCGGGCAACGTGGCCGACGTGCGCGCCCAGGTCGTCTCCTCCGCCGCGGCGGGCCTGACCGCCGGCGCGGCGGTCAACGCCGACCTCGTCGCCGAGGAGGGCCGCGCCGCCGTCGACGCCTACCGGGAGCGGCTGCGGACGATGTTCGAGGAGGCCGCCTGGGAGGAGCGCTACCGCGCCCGGCCGACGGTCTGGAGCGGCCGACCGAACCCCCAGCTCGTCGCGGAGATCACCGGGCTGCCGGCGGGCCGGGCGCTCGACGTCGGCTGCGGCGAGGGCGCCGACGCCGGCTGGCTCGCCGGGCGGGGCTGGCGGGTCACGGCGGTCGACATCTCCGCCACCGCCCTGGAGCGGGCCGCCGCCCACGCCGCGGCGGCGGGCCCCGAGGTCGCCGACCGCATCGAGTGGCTGCACGCCGACCTGCGCGTCCGGCCGCCGGCCGAGGGCGCGTACGACCTGGTGTCGGCGCAGTTCATGCACCTGCCGGGCGCGGCGCGGCGGGAGCTGTTCGCGCGGCTCGCCGCGGCGGTCGCGCCGGGCGGGACGCTGCTGATCGTCGGGCACCACCCGCGTGACCTGCGCACCACCGCCCACCGGATGCACTTCCCGGACGCGATGTACACCGCCGAGGAGGTCGCGTCCGCCCTCGACCCCGCCGCCTGGCAGGTGCTGGCCACCGAGACCCGGGCCCGGAACACGGTCGACCCGGAGGGCCGCGAGGTCACCATCCACGACGCCGTGCTGGTCGCCCGCCGCCGGGCGTGA
- a CDS encoding cellulose binding domain-containing protein, which yields MRRTTSRRRWVTALAAGLLLVGAAVGLHAPAGQALENGVARTPPMGWNSWNTFGCNINEALIRQMADAIVSTGMRDLGYQYVVVDDCWFNPNRDSAGNLQGDPGRFPSRMKALGDYIHGKGLKFGIYQVPVDKTCAQYFGGYPGATGSRGHEVQDARQFAAWGVDFLKYDWCSPEGSINDQVATFAKMRDALAATDRPIVYSINPNSIHAKTGPQRNWGDVANMWRTTEDITNAWNTGQTNGYPMGIQNIIDVTVPLASYARPGAFNDPDMMEVGRGGMTDTEMRSHFAMWAIMASPLIAGNDIRSMNAATQTILKNQNLIAINQDPLGLQGVQVSNDGTRRVLAKKLADGDVAVALFNQGSATTTVSTTAPAIGMSPGTLTLRDAWTNGTSTTTTGTISASVPSHGTVVYRVSGPGSTPPPTTTPPPTPPSPTPPPTTGPPAAGCRVGATVNAWSTGLTEDITITNTGSSAINGWSLAFTLPAGQSITGGWNATYAPTSGQVSATNVSYNAAIPPGGSVSIGFQANHTGDSAAPAAFTLNGSPCSRA from the coding sequence ATGAGACGTACCACTTCCCGCCGGCGGTGGGTGACCGCCCTGGCGGCCGGGCTCCTGCTGGTCGGCGCCGCCGTGGGCCTGCACGCCCCGGCGGGCCAGGCGTTGGAGAACGGGGTGGCCCGCACCCCGCCGATGGGCTGGAACAGCTGGAACACGTTCGGTTGCAACATCAACGAGGCGTTGATCCGGCAGATGGCGGACGCGATCGTCAGCACCGGCATGCGGGACCTGGGCTACCAGTACGTGGTGGTGGACGACTGCTGGTTCAACCCCAACCGGGACTCCGCCGGCAACCTCCAGGGCGATCCGGGGCGCTTCCCCAGCAGGATGAAGGCGCTGGGGGACTACATCCACGGCAAGGGCCTCAAGTTCGGCATCTACCAGGTGCCGGTGGACAAGACCTGCGCGCAGTACTTCGGCGGGTACCCGGGGGCGACCGGCAGCCGGGGGCACGAGGTCCAGGACGCGCGGCAGTTCGCCGCCTGGGGGGTCGACTTCCTCAAGTACGACTGGTGCTCCCCGGAGGGCTCGATCAACGACCAGGTCGCGACGTTCGCGAAGATGCGCGACGCGCTGGCGGCGACCGACCGGCCGATCGTGTACAGCATCAACCCGAACAGCATCCACGCGAAGACGGGTCCCCAGCGCAACTGGGGCGACGTGGCGAACATGTGGCGGACCACGGAGGACATCACCAACGCGTGGAACACCGGGCAGACCAACGGCTACCCGATGGGGATCCAGAACATCATCGACGTGACCGTGCCGCTGGCGTCGTACGCCCGGCCGGGCGCGTTCAACGACCCGGACATGATGGAGGTCGGTCGGGGCGGGATGACCGACACGGAGATGCGTAGCCACTTCGCGATGTGGGCGATCATGGCGTCGCCGCTCATCGCGGGCAACGACATCCGGTCGATGAACGCGGCGACGCAGACCATCCTCAAGAACCAGAACCTGATCGCGATCAACCAGGACCCCCTCGGCCTCCAGGGGGTGCAGGTGTCCAACGACGGCACCCGCCGGGTGCTGGCGAAGAAGCTGGCCGACGGCGACGTGGCGGTGGCGCTGTTCAACCAGGGCAGCGCGACCACGACGGTCTCGACCACGGCCCCCGCGATCGGCATGAGCCCCGGCACCCTCACCCTGCGCGACGCGTGGACCAACGGCACCAGCACCACCACCACCGGGACGATCTCGGCCAGCGTCCCGAGCCACGGCACGGTCGTCTACCGGGTCAGCGGCCCGGGCAGCACCCCGCCCCCCACCACGACCCCGCCGCCCACCCCGCCCTCGCCCACTCCGCCGCCCACGACGGGCCCGCCGGCGGCCGGGTGCCGGGTCGGCGCGACCGTCAACGCGTGGAGCACGGGCCTGACCGAGGACATCACGATCACCAACACGGGCAGCTCGGCGATCAACGGGTGGTCCCTGGCGTTCACCCTGCCGGCCGGGCAGAGCATCACCGGCGGCTGGAACGCCACCTACGCCCCGACCAGCGGGCAGGTCAGCGCCACCAACGTCAGCTACAACGCGGCGATCCCGCCCGGCGGCTCGGTGTCCATCGGCTTCCAGGCCAACCACACCGGCGACTCGGCCGCACCGGCGGCCTTCACCCTCAACGGCAGCCCCTGCTCCCGCGCCTGA
- a CDS encoding RNA polymerase sigma factor, which produces MRQSLETLDEGALLRRVARGDRRAFDELYRRTSPWLTARLRRRCADDDVVAEVLQDTYLAVWRSAASQARHSGGGSAVGWLWTIAAHRLVDAFRARARAARVPTVQTFATVAPAAEEEALAGGMDADLEQALLALPPNLRRVLRAMVLDGLTTRETSVLLGMPEGTVKTYARRARIALREALS; this is translated from the coding sequence GTGAGACAGAGCTTGGAGACCCTCGACGAGGGTGCGCTGCTGCGCCGCGTCGCCCGGGGCGACCGGCGGGCCTTCGACGAGCTGTACCGCCGCACGTCGCCCTGGTTGACCGCCCGGCTGCGGCGGCGCTGCGCCGACGACGACGTGGTTGCCGAGGTGCTCCAGGACACCTACCTCGCGGTGTGGCGGTCGGCCGCCAGCCAGGCCCGGCACTCGGGCGGCGGCAGCGCCGTCGGCTGGCTCTGGACGATCGCCGCGCACCGGCTGGTCGACGCGTTCCGTGCCCGCGCCCGCGCCGCTCGGGTCCCGACGGTGCAGACCTTCGCCACCGTCGCCCCCGCCGCCGAGGAGGAGGCGCTGGCCGGCGGGATGGACGCCGACCTGGAGCAGGCCCTGCTGGCGCTGCCGCCCAACCTGCGCCGGGTGCTGCGCGCCATGGTGCTCGACGGGCTGACCACGCGGGAGACCTCGGTGCTGCTCGGCATGCCGGAGGGCACCGTGAAGACGTACGCGCGGCGGGCCCGCATCGCGCTACGGGAGGCGCTGTCATGA
- a CDS encoding zf-HC2 domain-containing protein, with amino-acid sequence MTDHPTPVLLSRYATGDDGVDDVTVWAVEAHLESCAGCRALLAGAVDPAARQLLDRVAVGIAAGVDAGPGPVRRRRLRRTGVAARLLPWLATATALVLVAVLLEMVSVRMPSPVLLVAPLAPLLMVAAAWSRRTDPAWELIATTPRAGLSLLLRRALAILTAVVPVLAVAGWWTGHAPAVWLLPCLAFTAGALALGGLVGVDRAALGLAVAWSAGVITPSLVGQELPIFLETRSWPGWALATVALSAAVLLRATDHSRLRADRS; translated from the coding sequence ATGACCGACCACCCCACCCCCGTCCTCCTCTCCCGGTACGCCACCGGCGACGACGGCGTCGACGACGTCACCGTCTGGGCCGTCGAGGCGCACCTGGAGTCCTGCGCCGGCTGCCGGGCGCTGCTGGCCGGCGCGGTCGACCCGGCCGCCCGGCAACTGCTGGACCGGGTGGCCGTCGGGATCGCCGCCGGGGTCGACGCCGGGCCCGGACCGGTGCGTCGTCGCCGGCTGCGGCGCACCGGTGTCGCCGCGCGGCTCCTGCCCTGGCTGGCCACGGCCACCGCGCTGGTGCTCGTCGCCGTCCTGCTGGAGATGGTGTCGGTCCGGATGCCGTCCCCGGTGCTGCTGGTCGCGCCGCTGGCGCCGCTGCTGATGGTGGCCGCCGCGTGGAGCCGACGCACCGATCCGGCCTGGGAACTGATCGCCACCACGCCCCGCGCCGGGCTGTCGCTGCTGCTGCGCCGGGCCCTGGCGATCCTGACGGCGGTCGTCCCGGTGCTGGCCGTGGCGGGCTGGTGGACCGGGCACGCGCCGGCGGTGTGGCTGCTGCCGTGCTTGGCCTTCACCGCGGGCGCCCTGGCGCTGGGCGGGCTGGTCGGGGTGGACCGGGCGGCGCTCGGCCTGGCGGTCGCCTGGTCCGCCGGCGTGATCACCCCGAGCCTGGTCGGCCAGGAGCTGCCGATCTTCCTCGAGACCCGTAGCTGGCCTGGCTGGGCGCTGGCCACCGTCGCGCTGAGCGCGGCGGTGCTCCTGCGGGCCACCGACCACAGTCGGCTGCGCGCCGACCGGAGCTGA
- a CDS encoding ABC transporter ATP-binding protein produces the protein MMRAVSAAETAPTTYAWTVHADNLAVRAGRRLAVNGLDLALGTGVHGLLGPNGAGKTTLMRALATVVKPAGGRLDLLGEDVSGRADLRRVRRRLGYLPQHFGFYPRFTVREFVEYMAWLKEMPKADIPGAVQRAVDRVGLTDRADSRMKTLSGGMVRRAGIAQAIVNDPELLLLDEPTVGLDPEQRLDFRELLRDIGSDSCVLVSTHLVEDVAVACSDVVLVHEGRLVWQGTTAQLAAQGGTGDAGDSATERGYSALLRAHRERVAA, from the coding sequence ATGATGCGTGCCGTCAGCGCGGCGGAGACCGCACCGACCACGTACGCGTGGACCGTACACGCCGACAACCTGGCGGTCCGCGCCGGCCGACGCCTCGCCGTCAACGGGCTCGACCTGGCGCTGGGCACCGGTGTGCACGGGCTGCTCGGCCCGAACGGCGCCGGCAAGACCACCCTGATGCGGGCGCTCGCCACCGTGGTGAAGCCCGCCGGCGGGCGGCTCGACCTGCTGGGCGAGGACGTCAGCGGCCGCGCTGACCTGCGTCGGGTCCGCCGCAGGCTGGGCTACCTGCCGCAACACTTCGGCTTCTACCCGCGCTTCACCGTCCGGGAGTTCGTCGAGTACATGGCCTGGCTCAAGGAGATGCCGAAGGCCGACATCCCCGGCGCGGTCCAGCGGGCCGTCGACCGGGTGGGCCTGACCGACCGGGCCGACTCCCGGATGAAGACGCTCTCCGGCGGCATGGTGCGCCGCGCCGGGATCGCCCAGGCGATCGTCAACGACCCGGAGCTGCTGCTGCTCGACGAGCCGACCGTCGGCCTCGACCCCGAGCAGCGGCTCGACTTCCGCGAGTTGCTCCGCGACATCGGGTCGGACAGCTGCGTGCTGGTCTCCACCCACCTGGTCGAGGACGTCGCCGTGGCCTGTAGCGACGTGGTGCTGGTCCACGAGGGCCGGCTGGTGTGGCAGGGCACCACGGCGCAGCTCGCCGCGCAGGGCGGCACCGGCGACGCCGGGGACAGCGCCACCGAGCGCGGCTACTCGGCGCTGCTGCGCGCCCACCGGGAGCGGGTGGCGGCATGA